In Mytilus edulis chromosome 7, xbMytEdul2.2, whole genome shotgun sequence, a single genomic region encodes these proteins:
- the LOC139482010 gene encoding echotoxin-2-like, with product MAKLSLDFLVLLVVLEGLISNSVGLDPATISAIVTVAGTVISSGSSMSSSPNDYKVVCAIEVENWTRFTLEDPHSTMGMGRLQSSPVLIRPGSREQFIAHKSSWFSGTYGVASWLINDRRAVVMWNCPYSFWWSKNVLGIGLTESFYGVHQNWFGQMYSGRNSQGLNFVRGEYRYETPTIKIADERFEITGTMGTGHKTTARIVIRPINDEDLAPSITNELDKQKKRDTEIINKYRSP from the exons ATGGCCAAATTGAGCTTAGACTTTTTAGTGTTGCTGGTAGTACTAGAAG GGTTAATTTCCAACTCTGTAGGCTTGGATCCAGCCACTATAAGCGCAATTGTTACAGTCGCTGGTACTGTTATTTCATCTGGTTCTAGTATGTCGTCAAGTCCTAATGACTATAAAGTTGTCTGTGCCATCGAGGTTGAAAACTGGACAAGGTTTACTCTTGAAGACCCACATTCTACTATGGGGATGGGGCGTCTGCAGTCTTCGCCAGTATTGATAAGACCAGGTTCAAGAGAACAGTTT ATAGCCCACAAGTCGTCATGGTTTTCTGGAACCTACGGAGTAGCGTCATGGTTGATAAATGATCGTCGTGCTGTTGTAATGTGGAATTGTCCTTACAGTTTTTGGTGGAGCAAAAATGTGTTAGGAATTGGATTGACGGAATCATTTTATGGCGTTCATCAAAATTGGTTCGGTCAAATGTACAGTGGAAGAAATAGTCAAGGTTTGAATTTTGTGCGAGGCGAATACCGCTATGAAACACCAACAATTAAAATAGCTGACGAGAGATTTGAAATTACTGGTACCATGGGAACCGGTCACAAGACAACAGCGCGTATTGTTATAAGACCTATTAACGACGAAGACCTTGCGCCATCAATTACAAATGAACTCGACAAACAGAAAAAACGTGACACagaaataattaacaaatataggtcaccgtag